In Polypterus senegalus isolate Bchr_013 chromosome 12, ASM1683550v1, whole genome shotgun sequence, the following are encoded in one genomic region:
- the foxn4 gene encoding forkhead box protein N4, with protein MIESGLSSRMSGILGNLGQSHHPSTQDYRLMTSDPSQLSEDDIPSDLQSLSWLTSVDVPRLQQMATGRLDFSMNSQNSQLEQQTAQVGSMSIPGRRGTMIHIQGSMQTGLLGMSSFPAQGANMTQYAMSGQLSPGYQAQQTLSQPVSQQVYAISQASQQCSSAAVYSNTFASQTSFSQPRLAPHGNQDLQPKSYPKPIYSYSCLIAMALKNSKTGSLPVSEIYSFMKEHFPYFKTAPDGWKNSVRHNLSLNKCFEKVENKMSSSSRKGCLWALNPAKIDKMEEEMQKWKRKDLPSIRRSMANPDELDKLITDRPETCRRKTCETGPTPLPTSQVGLTLAVRPQAQSVMSLSLQSLPLHHQLQTQARLAPSSPAPAQTPPQHSVPDLSHSPLEQQQHAKHGHDFFSMNADMSTEVDTLDPSIMDFALQGNLWEEMKDESFNLDTLGAFSNSPLRLSDYDLGMAGATPVSGSSELSFQDLQVTGMYTTYTTLDTVSSPQYMNTQGNKPIALL; from the exons ATGATAGAAAGTGGCCTCAGTTCCAGAATGTCAGGAATTCTTGGAAATCTAGGACAAAGCCATCATCCCTCCACACAGGACTACAG GCTAATGACCTCCGACCCGTCTCAGCTGAGTGAGGATGACATTCCCAGCGATTTACAGTCCCTGTCCTGGCTTACCTCTGTGGATGTCCCCCGACTGCAGCAGATGGCAACAGGGCGCCTGGATTTCAGCATGAACTCCCAAAATTCACAGCTAGAGCAGCAGACAG cccaAGTGGGCAGCATGAGCATTCCTGGAAGACGGGGGACCATGATCCATATCCAAGGTAGCATGCAAACAGGCCTGTTGggaatgagctccttcccagctCAGGGAGCAAAT ATGACGCAGTATGCCATGAGTGGGCAGCTTTCCCCAGGATACCAGGCACAGCAAACCCTGTCCCAGCCTGTCTCTCAGCAGGTTTATGCCATCTCTCAAGCCAGCCAGCAG TGCTCTTCTGCAGCAGTCTACAGCAACACTTTTGCCAGTCAGACATCATTTAGCCAGCCACGCCTCGCTCCTCATGGGAACCAGGACCTACAGCCCAAATCCTACCCCAAGCCCATTTACTCTTACAG CTGTCTGATTGCCATGGCACTAAAGAACAGCAAGACGGGCAGCCTCCCTGTCAGTGAGATTTACAGCTTCATGAAGGAACACTTTCCCTACTTTAAG ACGGCTCCCGATGGCTGGAAAAACTCAGTACGGCATAACCTATCCTTGAACAAGTGTTTTGAGAAAGTTGAGAACAAGATGAGCAGCTCATCGCGGAAAGGCTGCTTGTGGGCGCTGAACCCAGCTAAGATTGACAAGATGGAGGAGGAAATGCAGAAATGGAAACGCAAGGATCtaccctccatcaggcgcagcaTGGCCAACCCAG ATGAACTGGACAAGTTAATCACAGACCGGCCAGAGACTTGCAGACGAAAAACCTGTGAGACAGGCCCAACTCCCCTACCCACCTCACAAGTGGGTTTGACATTGGCAGTACGGCCACAGGCTCAATCTGTGATGTCACTCTCCCTGCAGTCGCTGCCTCTTCACCATCAACTCCAGACACAGGCCCGCTTGGCTCCTAGCTCCCCAGCACCTGCTCAGACCCCACCACAGCACTCTGTACCGGACCTCTCCCACAGTCCCCTGGAACAGCAGCAGCATGCCAAACATGGGCATGACTTCTTCAGTATGAATGCTGATATGAGCACTGAGGTGGACACCCTTGACCCAAGTATCATGGACTTCGCCCTACAAG GCAACCTCTGGGAGGAGATGAAAGATGAGAGCTTTAATCTGGACACTTTAGGCGCCTTTAGCAACTCCCCTTTGCGGCTCTCGGACTATGACCTGGGTATGGCAGGTGCGACACCTGTGTCAGGCAGCAGCGAGCTCTCCTTTCAGGACCTGCAGGTCACCGGTATGTACACCACATACACAACGCTGGACACCGTGTCATCACCCCAGTACATGAACACTCAAGGGAATAAGCCGATTGCTCTGCTGTAG